TTTCTGCAGGTCTTCCTGCTCCATCAATTCCAGCAGTTGCGGCAGATTATGAGCGTTGTGGGTGGTCAGGGTGAAACGGATTCCAACCTTGATTCCCTGTTTTCTGCAACGGCGAATGCCCTGGAGCGCTTCTTCAAACGCGCCGATTTTGCGTCGAAAACGATCGTGCGTTATTCTGATTCCATCAAGGCTCACACCCACATAGTCATAACCCGCATCCGCGATGGACTGAATATTATTGTCTGTGATCAGGGTTCCATTGGAAGAGAGTCCCACATAAAATCCAAGATTCCGGGCATAAGCCGATATTTCAAAAATATCAGGTCTTAACAGAGGTTCACCACCTGACAGAATCAGAACCGGCACACCATAGGCCCGCAAATCTTCCATCACCTGTTGAATCTGAGCGGTCGAAAGTTCCCCGGGATATTCCTGATTCGCGGACGAAGAATAACAGTGCCGACACTGTAGATTGCAGCGACGACCGAGATTCCAGATGACAACCGGCCCCGGAGGATTACGTTTAGGACGCAACGGCGTTGGTTTAACAATTTCATGCAGATATTGAGTGATTCGAAACATAATGCTTCATCCCTGTAAACGGACCCCTGTTTTTTTCAAAATTCTCTGACTGAACAACACCTCATATCCCCGGCAATGAGAACCGACAATGGACAGTATTTGTTCAACCAGAGGCGTTATCTCCTCTCTGGTTCTGGCATGGACCATGGCAAACACATTGTAGGACCATTCAGGCACATGACGTGGACGTTCATAGCAATGGCTGACAAACGGCAATTCGCTGATTTTTTGTCCCAGGCGTTCCACCGCTTCATCCTCAATATCCCAAACCGACATGCCATTCGCCCGATAGCCCAATGCGTAATGATTGGGAACCGCGGCAATTCTGCGGATGATTCCTTCCCGCTTCATTCGCTCCATGCGTTCAAGCACGTCACTTTCCGGAATACCCAACTGTTCAGCCACTTTTTCCCAGGGGTTTTCATGCAACGGGATTCCCGCCTGGGTTGCAAGAATGATTTGACGATCCACAGCGTCAACGTTCATGAGTCACTCCTGAATAAATGTTTGGCCGGCCTTGGTCTCGAGATGACTTGTAGAGACATGCTATAGCGCGTCTCTACAAATCGCAGGGTTGATGTTTACACAGGCAGATAAAGGCCAATAAAGAATTCTTTAAGTTTTGGAAACGCAAAGACCTTGTAACCTGTTGCCTGTTCGATTCGCGACAGGGTGTGTTCGGCCTGTTCCCTGGTTTCAGTCGCAACCACAAACCACATATTCAATGTGTGCGACCGTTCGTAATTGTGTGCGACTTCAGGAAACGCGTTCACAATTGCTGTCACACGATCATACTCATCCACAGGAACACTGAGAGCCGCCAGAACAAATAAACCGCCCATCCGATCCACATTATACATCGGGCCAAACCGGCTCAACAATCCTTTGTCCAGCAGAGCCTGGATCCGTTGTACAATCTCAGACTCCGTGAGATTGGCTTCAGTCGCGATTTTTCTGAAAGGATGCCGTTCCAGAGAAATACCCTCCTGAAGCCGATTGAGCAGTAAGCGATCCATAGCATCAATTTCGGGCGTCAAAATAGCATGCTCCACGTTGTTTGAAACAGTGACGACTGAACAGCACCTCATAATCAACCGCAGTCAGGGCACACCCGGTTTTCAGTTGTTCAATCTGGTTCAGCACAGTGTCTCGACTGGTGCCATGAATCATGCAAAACAGATTATACGGCCATGACGGTGGATTTCTCGGACGGCTGTAACACAAGGTGACAAATTCATATTTTTTAAGCTGTTCCCCGATTTCCTGTTCCAGGTCGTCCGCGATATCCCAGACGACCATGGCATTTGCGTTGTATCCCAGCGAACGGTGTTTCACCACCAGTCCGAATCTTCGGATAATTTGTCGCTCCACCAGAGATGTCAGGCATTCAATGACTTGTTGTTCGGTCAGGCCAATGCTCAGTCCAACTTGCTCATAGGGTTGGGGAACCAGTGGAAGTCCTTCCTGAATTGCTGAGATGACTTGTTGTTCCAACTCTGAAATTCTCATACAGAAAACCCCAGATCAATGTGATACTCTCTCTTCAGAGGCAGAGACATGACGTCATACCCGGTTTGCTGTTGAATGCGTTCCAATACCTGTTGGAGATGCCAGTCAGAGTGTGCTGTCACGACAAACCAGAGCGTATACAATTCATGCTCCCGTTCATAATTATGGGTAATTTCAGGAAGAGAGCTGATTTTTGCGGCAACTTCTTTGAGTTCTCTTGGTGGAACAGGCATGGCGGCCAAGGTGCTCGCCCCCACCTTACCCGGTTTGATCACTGCGCCAATGCGGCTTATCACTTCATTTCCCTGAAGCTTTTC
This portion of the SAR324 cluster bacterium genome encodes:
- a CDS encoding AsnC family protein, producing the protein MRISELEQQVISAIQEGLPLVPQPYEQVGLSIGLTEQQVIECLTSLVERQIIRRFGLVVKHRSLGYNANAMVVWDIADDLEQEIGEQLKKYEFVTLCYSRPRNPPSWPYNLFCMIHGTSRDTVLNQIEQLKTGCALTAVDYEVLFSRHCFKQRGACYFDARN
- a CDS encoding Lrp/AsnC family transcriptional regulator, producing MNVDAVDRQIILATQAGIPLHENPWEKVAEQLGIPESDVLERMERMKREGIIRRIAAVPNHYALGYRANGMSVWDIEDEAVERLGQKISELPFVSHCYERPRHVPEWSYNVFAMVHARTREEITPLVEQILSIVGSHCRGYEVLFSQRILKKTGVRLQG
- a CDS encoding AsnC family transcriptional regulator: MDAMDRLLLNRLQEGISLERHPFRKIATEANLTESEIVQRIQALLDKGLLSRFGPMYNVDRMGGLFVLAALSVPVDEYDRVTAIVNAFPEVAHNYERSHTLNMWFVVATETREQAEHTLSRIEQATGYKVFAFPKLKEFFIGLYLPV
- a CDS encoding Lrp/AsnC family transcriptional regulator, giving the protein MKEVQLTELEKKFINLFQRDFPLTARPFEAIAQQLGLTESEVLEMAEKLQGNEVISRIGAVIKPGKVGASTLAAMPVPPRELKEVAAKISSLPEITHNYEREHELYTLWFVVTAHSDWHLQQVLERIQQQTGYDVMSLPLKREYHIDLGFSV